A part of Magnetospirillum sp. genomic DNA contains:
- a CDS encoding methyl-accepting chemotaxis protein, which produces MALGLGTIRTRDFLIGLFVVLLGSGAVAGIYTVRTETIRAEAVADAEHTLAQLGDDTSELFQPAIDLVGTISDAFLMRMVREEALRTFQALSQGPVQRIDQISSAYIGFENGEFWQHRKVLPDFLKNRMDAGHVEARGYRRTIFETSGGRRSTWFYFSGPRQNWTSVAEPDFDYDPRTRPWFRTAEGADLPTWTAPYRTASSSDYALTLVHDLKGLDGRVWGVVAIDFLIAPLGTTLARLRDGRLPPGSYLRIVDETGTAMVQPPGGATVPEPGILSKNGKAEADTVAIDGRLHYVGAVPLRASLGLPMALEVAIPIEALTEKQLGDLRLNLAILGSLLLVLTVIALSSIRGRRAARDIGTMDRLTRRIAAGELDIEIVGTERRDAVGGLSRSVEVLRRNSIVQRADQEKEKALARQLAETAMRIAESVEAIRAAATEISQGSDDLAARTERQATALQEAVSTMADISATVAANARKSDDARKLATDALARAESGDRAVSSVVGAMSEIEGSSARIGKIVQVMEEIAFQTKMLALNAAVEAARAGEAGRGFAIVAQEVRQLADRSRDAAQQIRTQIAQSSRDVGQGVHLAGAAGSALASIIDIVRQLAAIAPEIATGSREQSVSIAEINRVIGDLDAATQQNAALVEQSSASASSLAAQATNLVAAVSSFRGNAARGKN; this is translated from the coding sequence ATGGCTTTGGGCTTGGGAACGATCCGCACACGCGATTTTCTAATCGGCCTCTTCGTCGTGCTGCTGGGCAGCGGCGCCGTGGCCGGGATCTATACGGTGCGAACCGAGACGATCCGCGCCGAAGCGGTCGCAGACGCCGAGCACACGCTGGCCCAGCTCGGCGACGACACGAGCGAGCTGTTCCAGCCCGCTATCGATCTCGTCGGCACGATTTCGGACGCGTTTTTGATGCGCATGGTGCGCGAGGAAGCGCTGCGCACTTTCCAAGCGCTCTCGCAAGGCCCGGTGCAGCGCATCGACCAGATCAGTTCGGCCTATATCGGGTTCGAGAACGGCGAGTTTTGGCAGCATCGCAAGGTCCTCCCGGATTTTCTCAAGAACCGCATGGATGCCGGCCACGTCGAAGCGCGCGGCTACCGGCGTACGATCTTCGAAACATCCGGCGGCCGCCGCTCGACCTGGTTCTATTTTTCGGGTCCGCGCCAGAACTGGACTTCCGTTGCCGAGCCCGATTTCGACTACGATCCGCGCACCCGCCCCTGGTTCCGCACCGCCGAAGGGGCGGATCTGCCGACCTGGACAGCCCCCTATCGCACCGCCTCGTCGAGCGACTATGCGCTCACGCTGGTACATGACTTAAAGGGGCTCGACGGGCGGGTCTGGGGCGTGGTCGCGATCGATTTCCTGATCGCTCCCTTGGGCACGACATTGGCGCGTTTGCGCGACGGCCGATTGCCGCCGGGATCGTATCTGCGCATTGTCGATGAGACCGGCACGGCGATGGTGCAACCGCCGGGCGGTGCGACCGTGCCCGAGCCCGGCATCCTGTCGAAAAACGGCAAGGCTGAGGCCGATACGGTCGCGATCGACGGCCGCCTCCACTATGTGGGGGCCGTCCCCTTGCGCGCGTCGCTCGGCCTGCCGATGGCGCTCGAGGTGGCGATTCCGATCGAAGCGCTCACGGAAAAGCAACTCGGCGATCTAAGGCTCAATCTGGCGATCCTGGGGTCGCTGCTGTTGGTGCTGACGGTGATCGCCTTGTCTTCGATCCGCGGACGGCGAGCCGCACGCGACATCGGCACGATGGACCGGCTCACGCGCCGCATCGCCGCGGGCGAGCTCGACATCGAAATCGTCGGCACCGAACGGCGCGATGCGGTCGGCGGCCTGTCGCGCTCGGTCGAAGTGCTGCGGCGCAATTCGATCGTGCAGCGCGCCGACCAGGAAAAAGAGAAGGCGCTGGCACGGCAATTGGCCGAAACCGCGATGCGCATCGCCGAATCGGTCGAGGCGATCCGCGCTGCCGCGACCGAGATCTCGCAAGGCAGCGACGATCTTGCAGCCCGCACCGAGCGCCAAGCGACAGCGTTGCAGGAGGCCGTGTCGACGATGGCCGACATTTCGGCGACCGTCGCCGCCAACGCGCGCAAGTCCGACGATGCGCGCAAGCTTGCGACCGACGCGCTGGCGCGTGCCGAAAGCGGCGACCGCGCGGTCTCGAGCGTGGTGGGCGCCATGTCGGAAATCGAGGGCTCGTCCGCGCGCATCGGCAAGATCGTGCAGGTGATGGAAGAGATTGCCTTCCAGACGAAGATGTTGGCCCTCAACGCTGCGGTCGAGGCAGCGCGCGCCGGCGAAGCCGGGCGCGGTTTCGCGATCGTGGCCCAGGAAGTGCGCCAGCTTGCCGACCGCTCGCGCGACGCCGCCCAGCAGATCCGCACCCAGATCGCGCAAAGCTCGCGCGACGTGGGCCAGGGCGTGCATCTGGCGGGAGCGGCCGGATCCGCACTTGCCAGCATCATCGACATCGTGCGCCAGCTTGCCGCGATAGCACCCGAGATCGCGACCGGCAGCCGCGAGCAATCCGTCAGCATTGCCGAGATCAACCGCGTGATCGGCGATCTCGACGCCGCCACGCAGCAGAATGCCGCATTGGTCGAGCAGAGCTCGGCCTCGGCCAGCTCGCTTGCAGCGCAAGCGACGAACCTCGTCGCCGCCGTGTCGAGCTTCCGCGGCAACGCCGCGCGCGGCAAAAACTGA